A single region of the Zootoca vivipara chromosome 2, rZooViv1.1, whole genome shotgun sequence genome encodes:
- the ZBTB12 gene encoding zinc finger and BTB domain-containing protein 12, with protein sequence MASGVELLRFQLPGHEAATLRNMNQLRSEERFCDVTIVADSLKFRGHKVILAACSPFLRDQFLLNPSSELQVSLMHSAKIVADLLLSCYTGALEFAVRDIVNYLTAASYLQMEHVVEKCRNALSQFIEPKISLKEDSVKFGGHRRSKSPSVVGCSTSSRKEHSRKRSMPRPIKLEFPMEEDLEMKAEDEDEEQDDDYGDDDAVSDICIVKVESALEVAQRQKKQQQAGTTWSKDMSPQQSWSKEPSPQQAWGKESSPPPGWNEDASGDQEEPQVNSTVAEAMGSPPESTPEKSQQGVVKASYSLSEDAEGEGLLIIPGGGYLEETSEAAAVAAECQSSGGGMGLVLAGLSGRPFSTFPSAGRGGSSGTPGGGGGGSRIIRCTKCEEVFQGVEKLVFHMRAHHFIFMCPRCGKQFNHSSNLNRHMNVHRGVKSHSCTICGKCFTQKSTLHDHMNLHSGERPYRCSYCDVRFAHKPAIRRHLKEQHGKTTAENVMEASVTEINVLIR encoded by the exons ATGGCATCTGGCGTCGAGCTTCTTCGCTTCCAGCTCCCCGGCCACGAGGCGGCCACCCTTCGCAACATGAACCAGCTCCGCTCGGAGGAGCGCTTCTGCGATGTCACCATCGTGGCCGACAGCCTCAAGTTCCGCGGCCACAAGGTCATCCTGGCTGCCTGCTCCCCTTTCCTGAGGGACCAGTTCCTCCTCAACCCTTCCTCTGAGCTCCAGGTGTCCCTTATGCACAGCGCCAAGATCGTGGCCGACCTGCTCCTCTCTTGCTACACCGGTGCCCTGGAGTTTGCTGTCAGAGACATCGTCAACTACCTGACAGCCGCCAGCTACCTGCAGATGGAGCATGTGGTGGAGAAGTGCCGAAATGCCCTGTCCCAGTTCATCGAGCCCAAAATCAGCCTCAAGGAAGACTCGGTGAAGTTCGGAGGCCACCGGAGGTCCAAGTCCCCTAGCGTAGTCGGCTGCTCCACCTCGTCCCGCAAAGAACATTCACGCAAGAG GTCCATGCCGCGGCCCATCAAGCTGGAGTTCCCGATGGAAGAAGATCTGGAGATGAAGGCGGAGGACGAGGACGAGGAGCAGGACGATGACTACGGGGATGACGACGCTGTGTCCGACATCTGCATCGTGAAAGTGGAGTCCGCCCTGGAGGTGGCGCAGCggcagaagaagcagcagcaggcggGCACCACATGGAGCAAAGATATGTCCCCGCAGCAGAGCTGGAGCAAAGAACCTTCCCCCCAGCAAGCTTGGGGCAAAGAGTCTTCTCCGCCACCTGGCTGGAACGAGGATGCGTCTGGAGACCAGGAAGAACCTCAGGTCAACTCGACGGTGGCGGAGGCCATGGGCTCCCCTCCGGAGTCGACGCCAGAGAAGTCCCAGCAGGGGGTGGTGAAGGCTTCCTACAGCCTCTCGGAGGACGCTGAGGGCGAAGGCCTTCTGATCATCCCCGGCGGAGGCTACTTGGAGGAGACCAGCGAGGCGGCGGCTGTTGCGGCAGAATGCCAGAGCAGCGGCGGAGGGATGGGGCTGGTGCTGGCCGGACTGAGCGGACGCCCTTTCTCCACCTTCCCTTCGGCAGGGAGAGGCGGCAGTTCGGGGACGccggggggaggcggcggcggctcgcGGATAATCCGCTGCACCAAGTGCGAGGAGGTGTTCCAGGGGGTGGAGAAGCTGGTCTTCCACATGCGGGCGCACCACTTCATCTTCATGTGCCCCCGCTGCGGCAAGCAGTTCAACCACAGCAGCAACCTCAACCGGCACATGAACGTCCACCGCGGCGTCAAGTCGCACTCGTGCACCATCTGTGGCAAGTGCTTCACCCAGAAGTCCACGCTGCACGACCACATGAACCTCCACAGCGGCGAGAGGCCGTACCGCTGCTCCTACTGCGACGTCCGCTTCGCGCACAAGCCCGCCATACGGCGCCACCTCAAGGAGCAGCACGGGAAGACCACGGCCGAGAACGTCATGGAAGCCAGCGTGACCGAGATCAACGTCCTCATTcgctga